One genomic segment of Hordeum vulgare subsp. vulgare chromosome 2H, MorexV3_pseudomolecules_assembly, whole genome shotgun sequence includes these proteins:
- the LOC123429095 gene encoding probable carboxylesterase 5: MLVNFDLTRDACKALFATKVIDTPLLGTSKLHQARTMQASKSSPPVLRKKDDGEEDITVDLYPFIREYKGGSVERLLHSPFVAASEDPADNRGVATRDVVVDKSTDVSARLFLPSVAAASAGERIPVVMYVHGGSFCTESAFSRTYHNYIRSLAARAGALVVSVEYNLAPEHPVPAAYDDAWAALQWVATLSDPWISNYADLGRTFLAGDSAGGNIVYNTAVRAASGGGSRIYIEGLVIVHPYFWGTDRLSSSEAVWDGIAMFAPEAIDRLWPFATAGRLGNDDRRVNPLDEDIASLRCRRVLVAVADKDTLRDRGRRLASRMRDCCSWADDENAVTLVESEGEDHGFHLYNPLRATSKILMESIVRFINQRTAPLPLQLPQVQELLACQGKMHRAVQPVLRVPTRPYMDVHGYGTAMKARDAATRTSCLHIGHGRRASKTSYGSVLGHVIRPNSTNMRFASSAITAPCSCVFHNFI; encoded by the coding sequence ATGCTTGTTAATTTCGATTTGACACGTGATGCATGCAAGGCTCTCTTTGCCACTAAAGTAATCGACACACCACTACTAGGCACTAGCAAGCTCCATCAAGCACGTACGATGCAAGCAAGCAAAAGTTCTCCGCCGGTACTAAGGAAGAAggatgacggcgaggaggacatcACCGTCGACCTGTATCCATTCATACGGGAATACAAGGGCGGCAGTGTCGAGCGCTTACTGCACAGCCCATTCGTGGCAGCGTCCGAGGACCCGGCAGATAACCGTGGAGTGGCAACGAGGGACGTCGTCGTCGACAAATCCACCGATGTGTCCGCACGCCTGTTCCTTCCCTCCGTTGCAGCTGCCTCTGCCGGCGAGAGGATCCCCGTCGTCATGTACGTCCATGGAGGATCCTTCTGCACGGAGAGCGCCTTCTCTCGGACTTACCACAACTACATCAGGTCTCTGGCGGCGCGCGCCGGGGCGCTCGTCGTGTCCGTGGAGTACAATCTCGCGCCGGAGCATCCTGTTCCTGCGGCCTACGACGATGCATGGGCGGCGCTACAGTGGGTGGCCACCCTCTCCGATCCATGGATTTCCAACTACGCCGACCTCGGGCGGacgttccttgccggcgacagcgCCGGCGGGAACATCGTCTACAACACGGCGGTGCGTGCGGCCAGCGGTGGTGGCAGCCGCATCTACATCGAGGGGCTGGTCATCGTGCATCCATACTTCTGGGGGACCGACCGGCTGTCCAGCTCTGAGGCAGTATGGGACGGCATCGCAATGTTTGCTCCTGAGGCCATCGACAGGCTCTGGCCGTTCGCTACGGCCGGCCGTCTGGGCAACGACGATCGCCGGGTCAACCCACTCGACGAGGATATCGCCTCGCTGAGATGCCGCCGTGTGCTGGTCGCCGTCGCCGACAAGGACACCTTGCGTGACCGCGGGCGTCGTCTGGCATCCCGCATGCGTGACTGCTGCTCATGGGCCGATGATGAAAACGCGGTGACATTGGTGGAGTCGGAGGGGGAAGACCATGGCTTTCACCTGTACAACCCGCTGCGTGCCACCAGCAAGATTCTCATGGAGAGCATAGTGCGGTTCATCAACCAGCGCACGGCGCCCTTGCCGCTGCAACTGCCACAAGTTCAAGAGCTACTTGCATGCCAAGGTAAGATGCACAGGGCCGTCCAGCCTGTTCTACGCGTGCCAACCAGGCCGTATATGGACGTACATGGCTACGGGACGGCCATGAAAGCCAGAGATGCGGCGACACGTACTAGCTGCTTACACATTGGACATGGACGAAGAGCATCCAAAACAAGCTATGGGTCAGTCCTGGGGCATGTTATCAGGCCAAACAGCACCAACATGAGGTTCGCATCATCAGCAATAACAGCTCCTTGCAGTTGTGTTTTTCACAACTTCATCTAG